A DNA window from Novosphingobium sp. RL4 contains the following coding sequences:
- a CDS encoding NADPH-dependent FMN reductase yields the protein MTVISSAAPRRVVGLGGTFRQASSSERIVRAVLVECAALGAETVMFDGAALAALPHFNPEGPDRTPEEQALVEAVRSADGIVIGSPGYHGGYSGLVKNAIDLLEDLRGDPRVYFDGRPVGLVVTAAGWQACGTTLSAMRDVVHAMRGWPTPVGVAVNSVEQKPFAPDGTLADEGIARAVRAQAEQIMGFRTEAVA from the coding sequence ATGACCGTGATTTCGTCCGCCGCGCCCCGGCGGGTCGTGGGGCTTGGCGGCACGTTCCGCCAGGCCTCGTCCAGTGAACGGATCGTGCGTGCCGTGCTTGTCGAATGCGCGGCACTGGGCGCGGAAACCGTGATGTTCGATGGGGCGGCGCTTGCCGCCTTGCCGCATTTCAACCCTGAAGGCCCGGACCGCACGCCCGAAGAGCAGGCGCTCGTCGAGGCCGTCCGCAGCGCGGATGGGATCGTTATCGGCAGCCCCGGCTATCACGGGGGCTATTCCGGCCTCGTGAAGAACGCCATCGACCTGCTTGAAGACTTGCGCGGCGATCCAAGGGTCTATTTCGATGGGCGTCCGGTCGGCCTCGTGGTGACAGCGGCGGGTTGGCAGGCTTGCGGTACCACGCTTTCGGCGATGCGCGACGTGGTTCACGCGATGCGCGGCTGGCCGACACCGGTAGGCGTTGCGGTCAACTCGGTGGAGCAGAAGCCTTTCGCGCCCGACGGTACGCTGGCGGACGAAGGCATCGCCCGCGCCGTGCGTGCGCAGGCGGAGCAGATCATGGGTTTTCGGACGGAGGCAGTGGCATGA
- a CDS encoding LLM class flavin-dependent oxidoreductase translates to MRFSVFLNARSLGPDQDRKLMKDLEGHAKLAAELDYDAIFLPDHHFNGYMPVASDSFIFAGYLAAQMPKMHFGFSVVSVPLHHPVRLAERINILDQLTDGKLLVGVGSGTTPEEMIGFAVDYKDAGAIAENNLALAEQLWAKQMEDPAVVIDNGPYKGRVLQRITPSPYTPGHARLMPVAMKEASSRRAAENGWPAFIPAFTPPKIGGTEPFAHVKKWFDIYKGFLLEAGHSDEVVKAALDWTTHTYQVVHVAESDDQAREELEAILRSYQDAIEREAEFNARAESDDANKKTDRTPDALSDDWIGTWCLYGSPETVAEHLAPYAELGIGNVLCGTTTGPLTEQRLAYGDQTLRLMAEKVMPAFKAAVPA, encoded by the coding sequence ATGCGCTTTTCCGTTTTTCTGAACGCCCGTTCGCTTGGTCCGGATCAGGACCGGAAGCTGATGAAGGACCTTGAGGGTCACGCAAAACTTGCCGCCGAGCTCGATTACGACGCGATCTTCCTGCCGGACCACCACTTCAACGGTTACATGCCGGTGGCGAGCGACAGCTTCATTTTCGCAGGCTACCTGGCCGCGCAGATGCCGAAGATGCATTTCGGCTTCTCCGTGGTTTCGGTGCCGTTGCACCACCCGGTGCGCCTTGCCGAGCGGATCAACATTCTCGACCAGTTGACTGACGGCAAGCTGCTGGTCGGCGTTGGTTCAGGCACGACGCCGGAAGAGATGATCGGCTTTGCGGTCGACTACAAGGACGCGGGCGCGATCGCGGAGAACAACCTTGCGCTGGCAGAACAGCTCTGGGCCAAGCAGATGGAAGATCCGGCGGTGGTGATCGACAACGGACCTTACAAGGGCCGCGTGCTACAGCGCATCACGCCTTCGCCCTATACGCCGGGCCATGCGCGGTTGATGCCTGTGGCGATGAAGGAGGCCAGTTCGCGCCGCGCGGCCGAGAACGGCTGGCCGGCCTTCATTCCCGCTTTCACCCCGCCCAAGATCGGCGGCACCGAGCCTTTCGCGCACGTCAAGAAGTGGTTCGATATCTACAAGGGTTTCCTGCTTGAAGCCGGGCATTCGGACGAAGTGGTGAAGGCCGCGCTCGACTGGACGACACATACCTATCAGGTGGTCCATGTTGCAGAGAGCGACGACCAGGCGCGCGAGGAACTGGAAGCGATCCTGCGCAGCTACCAGGACGCGATCGAGCGCGAGGCCGAGTTCAATGCGCGTGCCGAAAGCGACGATGCCAACAAGAAGACCGACCGCACGCCGGACGCTTTGTCCGACGACTGGATCGGCACCTGGTGCCTCTACGGCTCGCCGGAAACGGTGGCGGAGCATCTGGCGCCTTACGCCGAACTCGGCATCGGCAATGTGCTGTGCGGCACCACTACGGGACCGTTGACCGAGCAACGCCTTGCTTATGGCGACCAGACCCTGCGCCTGATGGCCGAAAAGGTGATGCCGGCGTTCAAGGCCGCCGTTCCGGCTTGA
- a CDS encoding helix-turn-helix domain-containing protein, translating to MSTSAKPRPGEKKAEKKLAVDSVSRKPQQGRSKASLERMVSAAKKLMLERGSEEFTLQEVSQTGNVSIGSIYLRFESKENLVRAVIGDHLKRMEERENEMMERVRGVSSSLNTVVPAFVENYAELLREEAPLLRQSMARAAFDPLVAEPGRQSANRAAALGIGAMLEYRDQFGGTDQERKANAAYQIIFATLARQLSLGSTGESVHPQDWKELKIELGRMCLAYLTTDL from the coding sequence ATGTCAACAAGCGCAAAGCCCCGCCCCGGCGAAAAAAAGGCCGAAAAGAAACTGGCCGTCGATTCCGTCAGCCGAAAGCCCCAGCAGGGGCGCAGCAAGGCTTCGCTCGAAAGGATGGTCAGTGCCGCCAAGAAGCTCATGCTGGAACGCGGAAGCGAGGAGTTCACGCTTCAGGAAGTGAGCCAGACCGGCAATGTCTCGATCGGCTCGATCTACCTGCGGTTCGAGAGCAAGGAGAACCTCGTCCGCGCGGTTATCGGCGATCACCTCAAACGCATGGAAGAGCGCGAGAATGAGATGATGGAGCGGGTGCGTGGAGTATCCAGCTCGCTGAACACCGTCGTTCCCGCCTTCGTCGAAAACTACGCCGAGCTGCTGCGGGAAGAGGCCCCCCTCCTCCGCCAGAGCATGGCCCGCGCCGCCTTCGATCCACTGGTCGCCGAACCCGGCCGGCAGAGCGCCAATCGCGCCGCGGCGCTCGGCATCGGCGCCATGCTGGAATACCGCGACCAGTTCGGGGGCACCGATCAGGAGCGCAAGGCGAATGCCGCCTATCAGATCATCTTCGCCACCCTTGCCCGACAGTTGAGCCTCGGCTCGACCGGGGAGTCCGTCCATCCTCAGGACTGGAAGGAACTGAAGATAGAACTGGGCCGGATGTGCCTGGCCTACCTCACGACTGACCTCTAG
- a CDS encoding TonB-dependent receptor, protein MRLAFVLLSTSALAVPVMAHAQTATQASDDTAAQSQGLGDIIVTANRTASDAQDTPIALNVYSGDALRDAGVVSVRDLALIDPSVNISPSAGAAFVAVRGVASTDVTEIGDPSVPIARDGFYTNRPFSINASMYDLARIEVLKGPQGTLNGRNSTGGLVSIITNRPQFSNGGYSSVEVGNFGTFNGEMGANLAVSDNFAIRASGTFMTHDGYRKLDAPTKDADDENFASGRLQALYQSGGFSAWVSYQHDSRKVHGDAVLRGTLGGPQPDLDDIGDFVGTTPISTRLEGDRVRWELAYNTSGNLNFIYSGGYDEQHWKNVVDATGPSYPANRQFRQSETPKTWNHEFRVSNDSASRLFFQAGYFRFQENNTVDSGLYNRDMTGDFAIGGPLAALGQPDQYGIKFDYRIKTRSQAVFGQVDFDLTDQLELSVGGRYTWDKKSRTGQAVLDLAALASPFISADPIVTPGEGKLSESQPTWHAGLNYHPTPDTLIYAKYDRGYKSGGFNSNGSAASIPYGPEKLDAFELGTKNSFLGNSLQINADVFYSNYRGYQASQTSSVIDGGSGIFNVGNAKIFGAEAEVKALVAEHTRIGVNGTYLHTKFGNGIEVNDGDNSPVDISGNRLPNAPTFTVTGSLDQDFLFAGGKVTAHLDGKYSSKYYFSVFNLDDVSTEDFFMANASLAYQPDVGGWKIQAFVRNIFDKNVLAYAQQNFVSFTNNYQFQPPRTYGVRASVNF, encoded by the coding sequence ATGAGACTGGCATTCGTGCTTCTTTCGACGTCCGCGCTGGCCGTTCCTGTCATGGCCCACGCGCAGACTGCCACTCAGGCAAGCGATGATACGGCCGCGCAGAGCCAGGGTCTGGGCGATATCATCGTTACGGCAAACCGCACCGCCTCCGACGCGCAGGACACCCCGATCGCGCTCAACGTCTACTCCGGCGATGCACTGCGCGATGCCGGCGTCGTGTCGGTCCGGGACCTCGCCCTGATCGACCCCAGCGTGAACATCTCGCCTTCGGCGGGCGCAGCATTCGTTGCAGTGCGCGGCGTTGCCTCCACCGACGTGACGGAGATCGGCGATCCTTCCGTGCCGATTGCACGCGACGGATTCTACACCAACCGACCGTTCTCGATAAACGCCTCGATGTACGATCTCGCGCGTATCGAGGTGCTCAAGGGGCCGCAGGGCACGCTCAACGGGCGCAACTCCACCGGCGGTCTCGTCAGCATCATTACCAACCGGCCGCAGTTCTCCAACGGGGGCTACAGTTCGGTCGAAGTGGGCAACTTCGGTACCTTCAACGGGGAGATGGGCGCCAATCTCGCGGTGAGCGACAACTTCGCGATCCGCGCTTCGGGCACTTTCATGACCCATGACGGCTACCGCAAGCTGGACGCGCCGACGAAGGATGCCGACGACGAGAATTTTGCATCGGGTCGGCTTCAGGCGCTTTATCAGTCGGGTGGCTTCTCGGCATGGGTTTCCTACCAGCACGACTCCCGCAAGGTCCATGGCGATGCCGTGCTGCGGGGGACGCTCGGCGGCCCTCAGCCTGACCTCGACGATATCGGAGACTTCGTGGGTACCACGCCGATTTCCACGCGGCTCGAAGGGGACCGCGTTCGCTGGGAACTGGCCTACAACACCAGCGGCAACCTGAACTTCATCTATTCGGGCGGCTACGACGAACAGCACTGGAAAAACGTGGTCGATGCCACCGGGCCATCCTATCCGGCGAACCGCCAGTTCCGCCAGAGCGAGACCCCCAAGACCTGGAACCACGAATTCCGCGTGAGCAATGACTCCGCTTCGCGTCTGTTCTTCCAGGCGGGCTATTTCCGGTTCCAGGAGAACAACACCGTCGATTCCGGGCTCTACAACCGCGACATGACCGGCGACTTTGCGATCGGCGGCCCGCTGGCGGCACTGGGGCAGCCCGATCAATACGGCATCAAGTTCGACTACAGGATCAAGACCCGCTCGCAGGCGGTCTTCGGGCAGGTCGATTTCGATCTTACCGATCAACTCGAACTGAGCGTGGGCGGCCGCTACACCTGGGACAAGAAGAGCCGCACAGGTCAGGCCGTGCTGGACCTTGCAGCTTTGGCCAGCCCGTTCATCTCTGCGGACCCGATCGTTACGCCGGGTGAAGGCAAGCTCAGCGAGAGCCAGCCGACCTGGCACGCCGGGCTGAACTACCATCCCACGCCCGATACGCTGATCTATGCGAAGTACGACCGCGGCTACAAATCGGGCGGCTTCAATTCCAACGGCAGCGCGGCCTCGATACCCTACGGTCCGGAAAAGCTGGACGCCTTCGAACTGGGTACGAAGAATTCGTTCCTGGGCAACTCGCTCCAGATCAACGCTGACGTCTTCTACTCGAATTATCGGGGCTATCAGGCCTCGCAGACATCCAGCGTGATCGACGGCGGCAGCGGCATCTTCAATGTCGGCAATGCCAAGATCTTCGGTGCCGAGGCGGAAGTGAAGGCGCTGGTGGCCGAGCATACGCGGATCGGCGTCAACGGCACTTACCTGCACACCAAGTTCGGCAACGGTATCGAGGTCAACGATGGCGACAACAGCCCCGTGGATATCAGCGGCAACCGTCTGCCAAATGCCCCGACGTTCACCGTGACCGGCTCACTGGATCAGGACTTCCTCTTCGCCGGTGGAAAGGTCACGGCTCATCTCGACGGGAAGTATTCCTCGAAATATTACTTCTCCGTTTTCAATCTGGATGATGTCTCTACGGAAGACTTCTTCATGGCGAATGCGTCTCTGGCCTACCAGCCTGACGTTGGAGGCTGGAAGATCCAGGCTTTCGTACGCAACATCTTCGACAAGAATGTGCTGGCCTATGCGCAGCAGAACTTCGTGTCGTTCACCAACAATTACCAGTTCCAGCCGCCGCGCACTTACGGCGTCCGGGCGAGCGTGAATTTCTGA
- a CDS encoding S-adenosyl-L-homocysteine hydrolase, giving the protein MSTCLAKRRVRAGSLIAAVCVATLGLAPPAAALHADASAERLQRLDAMLKVTAMRCENTGDDFQADYRTFSRVHRGDLDLAARRVRADYVHLYGVKNGVRALDRLYGVMVNQYGAGHPWLNCAQLRQVTQGLAIAVGRDPLVEAAGQLLPYRQPASAFAAH; this is encoded by the coding sequence ATGAGCACCTGCCTTGCGAAACGCCGGGTTCGAGCCGGATCGCTGATCGCTGCCGTCTGCGTTGCCACGTTGGGATTGGCACCGCCGGCCGCCGCCCTGCATGCTGACGCCAGCGCGGAACGCCTGCAACGCCTCGATGCGATGCTGAAAGTGACAGCCATGCGCTGTGAAAACACCGGCGACGATTTTCAGGCCGACTATCGGACATTCAGCCGCGTGCATCGTGGCGATCTCGATCTCGCCGCGCGCCGGGTCAGGGCTGATTACGTTCACCTTTATGGCGTGAAGAACGGTGTCCGGGCGCTGGACCGGCTGTATGGCGTCATGGTCAATCAGTATGGCGCGGGCCATCCATGGCTGAACTGTGCGCAGTTGCGCCAGGTGACTCAGGGCCTCGCCATCGCCGTCGGGAGAGACCCGCTGGTGGAAGCGGCAGGGCAACTTCTTCCCTACAGGCAGCCGGCATCCGCGTTCGCGGCGCACTAA
- a CDS encoding peroxiredoxin, whose amino-acid sequence MTIAVGDKLPDVKLIKATESGPEPVQSADFFAGRKVALFSVPGAFTPTCSAKHLPGFVDKAADLKASGIDEIACTAVNDAFVMGAWGKASGSSDVTMLSDGNGDFVKAIDLVMDGTGFGMGHRGKRFSMVVNDGVVEQLNVEAPGAFEVSSADYMLGQL is encoded by the coding sequence ATGACCATCGCCGTTGGTGACAAGCTGCCCGACGTAAAGCTCATCAAGGCCACCGAGAGCGGCCCTGAACCGGTACAGAGCGCCGACTTCTTCGCAGGCCGGAAAGTGGCGCTGTTCTCGGTCCCCGGCGCGTTCACCCCGACCTGCTCCGCCAAGCACCTGCCCGGCTTCGTCGACAAGGCGGCCGATCTGAAGGCCAGCGGCATCGACGAAATCGCCTGCACCGCCGTCAACGATGCTTTCGTCATGGGTGCGTGGGGCAAGGCTTCGGGATCGAGTGATGTGACCATGCTGTCCGACGGCAACGGCGATTTCGTGAAGGCGATCGACCTCGTCATGGATGGCACCGGCTTCGGCATGGGCCATCGCGGCAAGCGCTTCTCGATGGTCGTCAACGACGGCGTGGTCGAACAGCTCAACGTCGAGGCGCCGGGTGCGTTCGAGGTCAGCTCGGCAGACTACATGCTCGGCCAGCTCTAA
- a CDS encoding SDR family NAD(P)-dependent oxidoreductase, with protein sequence MARSVIVTGGFGILGAAVAAAFAQAGNKVARIDFAPAAREPLAGALDIGGVDLADAGATGEALAQIVAAHGGIDVLVNVAGGFTWETLEGGSIAAWAKMQAMNLTTAATITQLALPELRKSEAGRIVNIGAGAAIKAGAGMGAYAASKSGVHRLTEALAEELAGTSVTVNAVLPSIIDTPANRADMPDADYSTWVQPSAIAEVIGFLASDAGRSITGALIPVTRGG encoded by the coding sequence ATGGCACGTTCGGTTATCGTCACCGGTGGTTTCGGCATTCTTGGCGCCGCTGTCGCCGCCGCATTCGCGCAGGCCGGCAACAAGGTCGCCCGCATCGACTTCGCCCCTGCCGCCAGAGAGCCGCTCGCAGGCGCACTGGATATCGGCGGCGTGGACCTGGCCGACGCCGGCGCCACCGGCGAAGCACTGGCCCAGATCGTTGCGGCGCACGGCGGGATAGACGTGCTGGTCAACGTCGCGGGCGGCTTCACCTGGGAAACGCTGGAAGGCGGATCGATCGCTGCCTGGGCGAAGATGCAGGCCATGAACCTGACAACCGCCGCCACCATCACCCAGCTCGCACTACCCGAACTGCGGAAGTCAGAGGCCGGCCGCATCGTCAACATCGGCGCCGGGGCCGCCATCAAGGCCGGCGCGGGCATGGGCGCCTATGCCGCCTCCAAGTCGGGCGTCCACCGCCTGACCGAAGCTCTTGCGGAAGAACTTGCGGGCACCAGCGTCACCGTGAATGCCGTGCTGCCCAGCATCATCGACACCCCGGCCAATCGTGCCGACATGCCTGACGCCGATTACTCCACCTGGGTGCAGCCCTCGGCCATCGCCGAAGTCATCGGATTCCTTGCCTCGGATGCAGGACGCTCGATCACCGGCGCCCTGATCCCCGTCACACGGGGAGGGTGA
- the folE gene encoding GTP cyclohydrolase I FolE: protein MSSLDGPDEDNPLGKPAVPEHVQQAIRTLIEWAGDDPSREGLLDTPKRVARAWREYCQGYGEDPAVHLSRVFEEVGGYDEVVLLKDIPFQSHCEHHMAPIIGKAAIAYLPKDHVVGISKLARVLHGFARRLQIQERLTAEVAQCIWEHLKPQGVAVVIEASHACMTARGVRTPGVSMITSRMMGTFLDDERSRKEVLSLMGY, encoded by the coding sequence ATGAGCAGCCTCGACGGTCCCGACGAGGACAACCCGCTGGGCAAGCCCGCCGTCCCCGAGCACGTGCAGCAGGCGATCCGCACCCTCATCGAATGGGCGGGCGACGATCCCTCGCGCGAAGGCCTGCTGGACACGCCGAAGCGCGTGGCACGCGCCTGGCGGGAATATTGCCAGGGCTATGGAGAAGACCCGGCAGTTCACCTCAGCCGTGTGTTCGAGGAAGTGGGCGGCTATGACGAAGTCGTGCTGCTGAAGGACATTCCGTTCCAGTCGCACTGCGAACATCACATGGCGCCCATCATCGGCAAGGCGGCGATCGCCTATCTGCCCAAGGATCATGTCGTGGGCATCTCGAAGCTCGCCCGCGTGCTTCACGGATTCGCGCGGCGCCTCCAGATCCAGGAGCGCCTCACTGCCGAAGTGGCCCAGTGCATCTGGGAACACCTCAAGCCCCAGGGCGTCGCCGTCGTGATCGAGGCCAGCCATGCCTGCATGACCGCGCGGGGCGTGCGCACGCCGGGCGTGAGCATGATCACCAGCCGCATGATGGGGACATTCCTCGACGATGAGCGCAGCCGCAAGGAAGTGCTCAGCCTGATGGGCTACTGA
- a CDS encoding phospholipase D-like domain-containing protein: MAKRAYVVIDAADYFELMRGVMEEARQRIFMIGWDFDSRILLSSGRRWWQRGRHEKFPARLGSFIIWLVKSNPRLEILLLKWNFSLVKSLFRGTMIVDLIRWALRDRIDFKFDGAHPIGCSHHQKIVVVDDVFAACGGIDMTSDRWDTPEHLPRDKRRRKPTGKLYGPWHDVTMVMEGEVAGALGDLGRERWKVAGGAELVPCAPQDFSPWPEELRAEFENVEIGIARTRAEYGDCPQVSEIEALFVEQIRRAKRFVYAETQYFASRAIAEAICERLLEDDPPEFLIINPCTADGWLEQIAMDTARVELVRTLRNADHAGRFRIFYPVASDGTPIYVHAKLMIVDDEILRVGSANMNNRSMGLDSECDVFIDAARPANAHVSSAITGLRYRLLSEHCGVTEETIAEALDRQGSMAAMIESLVPLGKHLEPLPLKHLTEAERALGESALLDPERPGEMFEPIERRGLFRRKGQLMRLHLMDRLRRSKKG; this comes from the coding sequence ATGGCGAAGCGCGCTTACGTCGTTATCGACGCGGCGGACTATTTCGAATTGATGCGCGGGGTGATGGAGGAGGCACGCCAGCGCATCTTCATGATCGGCTGGGACTTCGATTCGCGCATATTGCTCTCTTCGGGAAGGCGATGGTGGCAGCGAGGGCGGCACGAGAAGTTTCCGGCGCGGCTCGGCTCGTTCATCATCTGGCTGGTGAAGAGCAATCCTCGTCTGGAAATCCTGCTCCTGAAGTGGAATTTCTCGCTGGTGAAGTCGCTGTTTCGGGGCACCATGATCGTTGACCTGATCCGCTGGGCCTTGCGCGATCGAATCGATTTCAAGTTCGACGGCGCCCATCCCATCGGATGCAGCCATCACCAGAAGATCGTGGTGGTGGACGATGTTTTCGCGGCCTGCGGCGGGATCGACATGACTTCCGACCGCTGGGACACGCCCGAGCACTTGCCCAGGGACAAGCGGCGGCGGAAGCCGACCGGAAAGCTCTATGGTCCGTGGCACGACGTTACCATGGTGATGGAAGGCGAGGTGGCAGGCGCGTTGGGCGATCTGGGGCGGGAACGCTGGAAGGTGGCGGGCGGCGCCGAACTGGTGCCTTGCGCGCCGCAGGATTTCAGCCCGTGGCCCGAGGAACTGCGCGCCGAATTCGAGAACGTGGAGATCGGTATCGCCCGCACCCGCGCCGAATATGGCGATTGCCCGCAAGTGAGCGAGATCGAGGCGCTGTTCGTGGAGCAGATCCGCCGGGCGAAGCGCTTCGTTTATGCCGAGACCCAGTACTTCGCATCGCGCGCCATTGCCGAGGCCATCTGCGAGCGGCTTCTGGAGGACGATCCGCCCGAGTTTCTCATCATCAATCCCTGCACCGCCGACGGCTGGCTGGAGCAGATCGCGATGGATACCGCGCGCGTCGAACTCGTCCGCACGCTGCGCAATGCCGATCATGCCGGGCGGTTCCGCATATTCTATCCGGTCGCCTCCGACGGCACGCCCATATACGTTCATGCCAAGCTGATGATCGTCGACGACGAGATACTGCGGGTGGGTTCCGCGAACATGAACAACCGCTCGATGGGCCTCGATTCGGAATGCGACGTGTTCATCGATGCCGCGCGGCCCGCCAATGCCCATGTGTCTTCCGCGATCACGGGCCTGCGCTATCGCCTGCTCTCCGAGCATTGCGGTGTGACCGAGGAGACCATCGCCGAGGCGCTCGATCGCCAGGGTTCGATGGCGGCCATGATCGAAAGCCTTGTGCCCTTGGGCAAACATCTGGAACCCTTGCCCTTGAAACATCTCACCGAAGCTGAAAGAGCGCTCGGTGAAAGTGCTCTGCTCGACCCGGAACGTCCCGGGGAGATGTTCGAGCCGATCGAGCGGCGCGGTCTCTTCCGCCGCAAGGGGCAGCTCATGCGGCTGCACCTTATGGATAGATTGCGAAGGAGTAAGAAGGGATGA